One region of Gossypium raimondii isolate GPD5lz chromosome 6, ASM2569854v1, whole genome shotgun sequence genomic DNA includes:
- the LOC105773914 gene encoding protein LSD1: MQSQLICTGCRSILLYPRGATSVCCALCNTITPPGMEMAQLICGGCRTLLMYTRGAASIRCSCCHTINVAPASNQISHITCGHCRTTLMYPYGAPSVKCAVCQYVTNVGMGNVRVPLPVNRPNGKAATGSMATPSASPSQTVVVENPMSVDESGKLVSNVVVGITTGKK, encoded by the exons ATGCAGAGCCAGCTTATCTGTACTGGGTGTCGGAGCATTCTTCTTTATCCTAGAGGTGCTACCAGTGTTTGCTGTGCATTATGCAATACAATTACTCCCCCTG GGATGGAAATGGCTCAACTCATATGTGGAGGTTGTCGAACATTGCTAATGTATACACGTGGAGCAGCAAGTATAAGATGCTCTTGCTGTCACACCATTAATGTTGCACCAG CATCCAACCAGATTTCTCACATCACTTGCGGGCACTGCCGTACAACTTTAATGTATCCATATGGAGCTCCATCAGTCAAATGTGCTGTCTGTCAATATGTTACTAATGTTGGA ATGGGCAATGTAAGGGTTCCCCTTCCCGTAAACAGACCTAATGGGAAAGCTGCCACAGGGTCTATGGCTACGCCATCTGCTTCGCCA AGCCAAACTGTTGTTGTTGAGAACCCCATGTCTGTTGACGAGAGTGGGAAATTG GTGAGCAATGTCGTGGTTGGCATAACAACTGGCAAAAAATGA
- the LOC105771542 gene encoding caffeoylshikimate esterase, which produces MIHPIHEANESCPYGDLTREEFYQKHQILHREGFMLNSRKMRIFTQSWRLNSTHNLRGVVAVVHGYASDSGWLTELTAVSIAKCGFLVCALDLQGHGLSDGFPGHIPSIKHVIQDCIHFFDSVKQEYRKLPAFLYGESLGGAVSILICLKQKNEWDGLILNGAMCGVSAKFKPAWPLEKLLSVVAFLAPTWTVAAAKPVASKSYKEEWKRRLAAKNPNRRASGKPPAATALEFLRVCKYIRRHSQELQVPMLMVHGEDDKVCDCRSARLAYESASSQDKTLKIFPGMDHMLIGEGKDNVDLVFGTILAWLGERADQIRPV; this is translated from the coding sequence ATGATTCACCCAATTCACGAAGCTAATGAAAGCTGCCCATATGGAGACCTCACAAGAGAGGAGTTCTACCAGAAGCATCAGATTCTCCATCGGGAGGGCTTTATGTTGAACAGTCGAAAAATGAGAATCTTCACTCAATCATGGCGACTGAATTCAACACACAATCTGAGAGGGGTAGTAGCAGTGGTTCATGGCTATGCATCCGATAGCGGCTGGCTAACCGAGCTCACTGCAGTATCCATTGCCAAATGTGGATTCTTAGTGTGTGCACTTGATCTACAAGGCCACGGTTTATCTGATGGATTTCCAGGCCATATCCCCAGTATCAAACACGTCATCCAGGACTGCATTCACTTCTTTGATTCTGTAAAACAAGAGTATCGCAAGTTGCCAGCATTTTTGTATGGCGAATCACTAGGAGGTGCTGTTTCTATTCTGATATGCTTGAAGCAAAAGAATGAATGGGATGGTTTGATTTTGAATGGTGCAATGTGCGGCGTCTCAGCCAAGTTCAAGCCTGCATGGCCCTTAGAAAAGCTACTTTCTGTGGTTGCATTCCTCGCACCAACATGGACAGTAGCGGCTGCAAAACCCGTTGCTAGCAAATCATACAAGGAGGAATGGAAGAGAAGGCTGGCAGCAAAAAACCCGAATCGACGAGCCTCAGGAAAGCCACCAGCGGCGACTGCTTTGGAGTTTCTGAGGGTGTGCAAGTATATTAGACGGCACAGCCAGGAGCTACAGGTTCCGATGCTAATGGTGCACGGCGAAGATGATAAGGTATGTGATTGTAGGTCCGCTCGGTTAGCGTATGAATCAGCTTCCAGTCAAGACAAAACATTGAAGATCTTTCCTGGAATGGATCATATGTTGATCGGTGAAGGCAAGGACAATGTGGATCTTGTTTTTGGCACGATTTTAGCGTGGTTGGGAGAGCGAGCAGACCAGATCAGACCGGTCTAA